Genomic window (Deinococcus sp. Leaf326):
ACGCAGGTGCCTGAGGGCCAGGTCATCGCGCCCGAGAGCCTCGTACGCTTCACTCAGTTGCTCGTGAATCTCCGCGAACAGGGTGGACGTCTCCGGAGGGTGCATCCAGCGCAGGGCTTCTTCAAGCAGTGAGACCACCTCGGCAGGTGTGGCCTTGCGGGCCAGGGCCAGGGCCGTTTCAACCTGAACCTCTGGATGCGGGTGACGCTGTAGCGCACGCAGCCGCGCTTCAATCTGCTGAATCCGGGCGCGATTGCTCTCTCCAGGCAGGTGGTCCAGGGCCGACAGGGTCGCCCTGAGTAGGGCCGCTTCAACCTCTGGCATGGTCTGCAGGGGGGGATACTCCAAGGCCTGCTCGTAGTGGGCGAGAGCGTCCTGGGGTCGGCCTCCCTTGGCCGTCAGGGTGCCCAGGTTGAGGTGGGCAGCCATGGTGCCGTGGGCATATCCGGTCTCCTTGAAGAGCCGCAGTGCCTCAGTGAGGTGAATCTCCGCGCGGTCGGCATTCAGGAAGCGCTGGCTATACCCCAGGTCGTGAAGCCCGGCGCCTTCCTGCTCCAGGTCGCCGATCTGCCGGGCCGTCTGGATCTGCTGTCCGTAGAGTTCGGCGGCGACAGCCAGGTGTCCGGCCTGAAGTTCCAACCCTGCAAGAATTCCCAGGGCGCGGGCCAGCCAGGCATCCGGTGGACCTGTCCGGAGGGTCTTAACCGCCGACGTGATGAGCTGACAGCTCTGGTGGAAGTCTCCCAGCCGCCACGCGAGGTAACCCGATATGGTCCGGTAGTAGGCGAGGGCGGTGGGGGCGAGCTGGTCGTTGCGCCGGGCGGTGACAACCGATTGGAGAGCGGCTCGGTCGCGGTCACGGTTCTGCCAGGCCATTTCGAGCTGCGCGTGCGTGTCTGCGTCGGTATTCATGCCTGGTCTGACCCCTTGTTGAGTGTGCCTGTATTGCGGAAGCGCAGCGTCTGGTGCGTCGCAGACCTGCTGGTTTCCGGCTGGTATCAGCTCCTGCCTGTGCTGCGGGGATTGTTGCAAGTCTGGTCATCTACAGGTGTGGGGAGCACTGCTCTCCTTTCTGGAGGGGTGGCCCAAGCCTCTTCTGGAACAGGGTACGCTCAAGCGGGCTCCTGAGTGGTCCGGATTCGTTATAGGGGTCTCTGTGTTCCGAATAAGCTGAACCGGATGCAGCACGATGGAACCTATCTGGAGTCGTTTCGGAATATTCAACTTCTATCACCCAAGTCGTCACAGCGCTGGAAAGCCTGTGGTCGCGGGCTGGTCTTACTCCTGGGTCGCCCAGCTTGGACCTGTCAGCAGCAGCTGGCGTCGAGTCACCCCTGATCGCACACCGCACGAGATTGCCGATGAACAGGTCCAGCACGTCAGCAGGCTATTGCCCCCAGGGACCGCATCACCGCTGTYCGTGTTCGATGGTGGGTATGATCCGATCCGTCTATCGAAGCTCAAAGACGCTGACAGAGTCAGCGTCCTAGTCCGTGTGCGGCGGAACCGACGGTTCTTCTTTGACGTCACGACGCGTCCGGGTCCCCAGGGAGGTCGCCCACGCATTCATGGGGCCAAGTTTCTGTGCGCGGATCAGACCACCTGGCCGGCACCCCATCTGGAGCATCTGGACACCACGGAGCAGTACGGGACCGTCCACGTGCGTGCCTGGACGGGGCTGCACGTCAAGACCACTCAGGACACTCGACCAGGATCGCGTCACTTCAAACCGACGTACAGCGGGACGGTGTTGTTGTTGGAGGTTGCAAAGTYGCCCCGGGAAACACGTCAGCCACAGGCCTTCTGGCTYTGGTGGCGGGGTCCAGGTGTACCGGATCTGGCGATGCTGTGGCGTGCTTACACGCGTCGGTTCGATCTGGAACATACGTTTCGCTTCTGCAAACAGACGCTGAACTGGGAAACGCCACGTCTACGTCACCCGGAGCAGGCGGACCGCTGGACGCTATTGGTGCTGCTGGCCTTCACCCAGTTGCGCCTGGCTCAGCCGGTCGTGACCGATGTCCGTCTTCCATGGCAGCGACCACAGGAACGTGGTCGCTTGACGCCAAGTCGAGTCCGGCAGGGTTTTGTCCAGTTGCTGGTGCCTCTGGGAAGTCCAGCATGCGCGCCAAAACCGTCGGGCCGTTCACCAGGACGACCCAAAGGGAAGTATTCAGGCCGAGCGCCTCGCTTCCCGGCTCTGAAAAAGACTGCCTGACGGCCTTCGTCCCCGTTCACCAGGACGACCCAAAGGGAAGTATTCAGGCCGAGCGCCTCGCTTCCCGGCTCTGAAAAAGACTGCCTGACGGCCTTCGTCCCCATAACAGGCGACCGCGACAAGCGCGGTCGGCTTAAATCACGAGCTAAAGATCATGGTGGATTGGGCCGTGAGTTTGGAGAACTCGGCGGTTCGGGGAATCTTGCGGCTGATGCCGATGGCTCTGGCCTCTTCGACGAAGTCGGCGACGTGGGGGTAGTGCTCGGCGCCGATGATGTCCACGAGGTGGTACACGTCGCCGCGCTTGATGAGGTTCATTCCCTGAGTGCTGAAGCCCATACGGGCGAGGTCGACGGCCATGGAGTAGTCGATCAGGAACTGCTCGATGGGCGCCCCACCGGCGCTGAAACCGCATTCGGCATAGATGTGGCTGGCCTGGCGGCCGGGGCCGCATTCGCGGGGACCGCCCTGAGCAGGCGTGAGGGCAAGGTCGAGCAGCGTGGTCATGGTCAAGCTCCTNATAGATGTGGCTGGCCTGGCGGCCGGGGCCGCATTCGCGGGGACCGCCCTGAGCAGGCGTGAGGGCAAGGTCGAGCAGCGTGGTCATGGTCAAGCTCCTCGGAGGGGGAGGACGCGCCTCCCCAGGAATTTCAGTTGCGGAGACCGAGATTGACGCGCCCATCACGGACCGTCGCAGGTGGTCTATTCGGCCGGGCCGGTGGGGCAGGTAGCGGCAGACTCGGCGTCGGACGTAGTAAGTCCAGCAGATGCTCGAGCGGCACGTTCCGGGCCTGGCACAGCCGCTGAACCTCGGTGGCGAGCTCCTGAATGGGATCTTGAGTGATCTCCAGGAGTGGCAGCGGGGACAGATCGAAGAGAGCGTCGATGCTGTCCTCACGGTCTTCGACCCGCCGGGTCTGGCTGAGTTTGAGGTCGGCGGCCGTGAACTTCTTGCCAGCGTCCAACTGGCGTAGGGCAGCGTCAATGGCGTCCGCCTGATAGTCGGCCGGGAGGTTCGCCATCTTCTCGGCGACGCCTTCGGCCACGCTGACCCCGACATGGACGAGAATGTCCTCGGGCAGGTCCAGTAGCTTGAGGCGCTTCTTGATGGTCTGGACGCCAATGTGGACGTGTTTGGCAAGTTCGGCAACGCTTCCGAATTGACCTTCTTCGAGAGCAATCTTCCAACTGCGTGCCCCATCAATGGGGTTGCTGCTGCGGGCAGCGTTGAGGATGGCGCTGGCGGCCGCGATCTGGCCGCGGGTGCCGTCCGTGATGATGGCGGGGACCGTGTCGAGGTGGTAGCGCAGGGCGCTGTTCACGCGGCGGTCGCCGTCCACGATCTCGTAGGGCTGTTCCGGGTTGCCGCTGAGCTTGAGGAGCACACTCTGGAGAACACCCAGTTGCCCAATGCTCGGAATGACCTCGGTGATGTCGGGGGGGATGATCAATGTTGTATGGACCTGGCGGATCTTCGTGTCGAGTGGAGAGCTGAACAGATGGCCTTTCAGGGTTATGACGACCTCCTTGATACTAAAAAAAGTCCCCGCGTGAGCGGGGGAGGGTGCTGGGCCAAGTCTTAGCCCAGGTCTGTTGATCCTTGGGCCAAGTCTTGGCCCAACCGCTGCAAACCGAGATTCTGTTGTTCTACGAAAGAAGTGTGCAGTAGTTACTTGAATTGTTGTACAACTTTTGGTAGAAGTATCACGTGCCTGAGATTGACGTTCTGAAATCTGCGGAGTTTCGAGCGCAGTTGCCTCGGGTTCTGCGGGATGCACAGGCAGGACAGCCCGCACTCATTGAGCAATACAACCGACCTGTTGCCGCAGTGATTTCCACATCCGATTTCTGGCTCCTTCAATATGTCAAAGCAAGAGCCACTCAGGAGAACCCTATGCAAGCACCCATTCGTCTGGCGATCAGCAATATCAGTGGAGGAGAGGGCAAGACGACACTCGCCCGCGAGCTTGCATTTGCTCTTTCAGGCCGCGGGTACAAAGTGGCGCTTTTCGACCTTGATCCCCAGGCGAGCTTAACGAAGGGGCTTGGCCTCCACACATCAGCTGACGCACCTGCGATGCGTCCCGAGTCCACGGTCACTGCAGTCTTCCGCACGGACCAGCCTGGAGCTCTGCCAGCCCCCATCCATATTCGTGGGGTTGACGTATGGCCTGCCAACGACTCCCTGGGAGAGGCAGAAGGCATTTTGATGGGCGACTTCACGCGTGTAGAGAATCTACGCCTAGCCGTTGACGATTTATTGGAAAAGAATCCATATGATGTCGTGATCTTTGACTGCAAGCCGCAGAGGACCAATTTTCTTGCTGCAAGTATCGCCGCGGCCGATCACATTATTTTGCCTGTCAGCGGTATGAAAGGTGTAGAAAATACGGATCAGATCGCAAAACTGTTGCGAACGGTCAAACCCTACTCTCCGAAGATCGCATTGCGTCTGATCGTGCCGAATAGAATGAAGGCGCAGACGCGCCACCACAAAAATCTTCTTGCTTTTCTAGATGAGAATTACCGCCAATTCGCTCCTATCAGTCGGCCGGTCAGAGACTCGACCGCAGTTGTAGGATCGGCCGCCGAATCACGAGAAAGCGTTGTACAGCACGCGCCGAATTCTGACGTTGCGGGCGATTTCCAGGCTGTTGCAGATGATCTCCTGTCTGTTCTTGAGATAGGCGCATGACGAAGAAGCGCCCCAATGGTTTTGCATCCGCCGCCGGTCTCACGCTGGGTCTGAATGCTTTGGCCGATGTTACGGGAACGGCGCAGGCACAGCGGGTTCTCTTGCAGCAAGTCGAGATTCAACCCGGCCATAACCCACGTGGACAATATGATCAAGACGCCTTCCAGCCTGAGCGACTCACAGGTCTGATAGAGAGCATTGGCAAGGAAGGTATTCTCCAGCCTATCTGGGTTCGCTCACTAGGTCCTCAGCGTTACGGTCTGATTGCTGGAGAACGTCGTTACAGAGCAGCTCAAC
Coding sequences:
- a CDS encoding diguanylate cyclase; this translates as MNTDADTHAQLEMAWQNRDRDRAALQSVVTARRNDQLAPTALAYYRTISGYLAWRLGDFHQSCQLITSAVKTLRTGPPDAWLARALGILAGLELQAGHLAVAAELYGQQIQTARQIGDLEQEGAGLHDLGYSQRFLNADRAEIHLTEALRLFKETGYAHGTMAAHLNLGTLTAKGGRPQDALAHYEQALEYPPLQTMPEVEAALLRATLSALDHLPGESNRARIQQIEARLRALQRHPHPEVQVETALALARKATPAEVVSLLEEALRWMHPPETSTLFAEIHEQLSEAYEALGRDDLALRHLRQTLRTERRQHHADDAQAMRILEVFHRTAAFEAAAQREREHRAQLEGQVEQLEAHNTQMQFQSQTDSLTGLANRHQLFERGEVLAERASSSALLSAAMIDIDHFKEINDLCGHLQGDEVLQQVAQSIARWSGPQDVTARYGGEEFVWLRPGASAAHLAAQCESLRREIQNLPFPHLPGGGVTVSIGVCEMSQGRFTDLLESADQKLYEAKRRGRNRVVCKVVQSS
- a CDS encoding ParB/RepB/Spo0J family partition protein, translated to MIIPPDITEVIPSIGQLGVLQSVLLKLSGNPEQPYEIVDGDRRVNSALRYHLDTVPAIITDGTRGQIAAASAILNAARSSNPIDGARSWKIALEEGQFGSVAELAKHVHIGVQTIKKRLKLLDLPEDILVHVGVSVAEGVAEKMANLPADYQADAIDAALRQLDAGKKFTAADLKLSQTRRVEDREDSIDALFDLSPLPLLEITQDPIQELATEVQRLCQARNVPLEHLLDLLRPTPSLPLPAPPARPNRPPATVRDGRVNLGLRN
- a CDS encoding AAA family ATPase, with protein sequence MPEIDVLKSAEFRAQLPRVLRDAQAGQPALIEQYNRPVAAVISTSDFWLLQYVKARATQENPMQAPIRLAISNISGGEGKTTLARELAFALSGRGYKVALFDLDPQASLTKGLGLHTSADAPAMRPESTVTAVFRTDQPGALPAPIHIRGVDVWPANDSLGEAEGILMGDFTRVENLRLAVDDLLEKNPYDVVIFDCKPQRTNFLAASIAAADHIILPVSGMKGVENTDQIAKLLRTVKPYSPKIALRLIVPNRMKAQTRHHKNLLAFLDENYRQFAPISRPVRDSTAVVGSAAESRESVVQHAPNSDVAGDFQAVADDLLSVLEIGA